CCGAAATTTGATTTGgattaattcattaattgagatttgattttagtaaaaaaaaataaaaatttagagtacaaaagaaaaaaagaaaaaaaagaatataacaTGACCACAAACAAGTGCTCAAGCATAAACTTGTTTTTTGACAGAAAAAAGAACACACTTGTTTTATAAGCACCGTGGTCTTCTTGCGCCGGTCTTCCGTTCGCAATTAGCATCTCTCTTGTGCCGAGAGACTTTTTGCGTTTCTCGACCAATCCGCGCCAACTGTAACTTTTTCACACTCGATTTACTCTTGGCGCACAACAATTTCGTTCATGAAAGCCCTaagatttattcaatttttccattttttttacagGTTTAAGCTGGGCTAGGGTTTTAGGGTCGCGAATCGGATTGGCAGACAGCAGAGAATCTCCAAGGTACCGAAATTCTCTTACTTTAACATGTTTGGCTGCTGAGAAAGTTTGGGAATAGAAATTTGGAAAGGAAAAGTTTAAATCTTTTGATATAATTGTTGTATTTAAATCAGTTTGGACTTGGGAAAGTGGAAACCGCACCCATCTGAATCTGATAACGAACAAAAAActtgatttgattatattatAAGCCTGCCTTGTTCTTCGCATCGGAAGGTTTGATTctcattgtttttgttttaatgtGATTTTCTGATTATTACCAAATGCTAATCGAGTGATGGGTGCATTTTGGATTTTCATGTATCCACTTGCATATCACTGGCTGTGTTCCCTGTTTCCGTGTTTGGTTTTGTAAAAATGGCAAATTGCTTTAATGAGTTTGGTCAGtttatgatttgttttatgattttgaACCAAGTAATGCTGATGGAAAAATGAATGGTTCTTTTTCTTCACCAAGGGCTCAATTTTTTTGCTCATTCGGGTTGATAGCATTGATGCACTAGGACTTGAAGCTGAATTGATAGGGCGACATGGGATTTGACAATGAGTGCATATTGAACATCCAGTCTCTTGCCGGAGAGTACTTTTGTCCGGTTTGTCGTCTGCTTGTTTACCCAACTGAAGCACTACAGTCGCAATGTACTCATCTGTATTGCAAGCCCTGTTTGACATACGTTGTGAGCACCACCCAAGCTTGCCCATATGATGGCTACTTAGTGACAGAAGCAGATGCCAAGGTCCTTCCTTATACAACCTTGGTTGTAGCAAAACCTTTACTCCTTGTTGTCTATTTATTGATAAACCTTGACACTAATCAATGCAGCCACTCACGGAGTCAAATAAGGCCCTCTCTGATACCATTGGCAAAATACTAGTTCATTGCTTATTTCACAGGAGTGGATGCACATGGCAGGGACCATTATCCGAGTGCACACCTCATTGTTCTGGATGTGCCTTTGGCAATTCTCCTGTAGTATGCAACCGGTGTGGAGTCCAAATTGTGCATCGTCATGTGCAGGAACATGCACAAACATGTCCTGTAAGTATTTTCGTTTGTTTGTTGTATTAATTTTCAATCCTTTGACTATCAGACTCAGTTGGTTTTTATGGTTATCTTTCAATAACAGGGTGTGCAGCCTCAAGCGCAGCAGGCAGAGGTTGCTCTGCACACTTCTGCTTCTGGCACATCAGCAGCTACTGCTGATCAATCCCAGGCTGCAATTCAAACAGGAACAACTACATCTCAGGCCCCGGTTTCTCAAACTACAAGTGCCACTGCACCTGGATCTGATCCAAATCAGAAAGTAAACTCAAGTTCTCAAGCTCAAGCGGCTGTGCCGACTGCTGATCAATGGTACCAGCAGCAGCAACAATATCAACAGTACTACCAGCAGTATCCTGGATATGACCCATATCAACAGCAATATCAGAACTACTATCCCTATCAACAGCCAGCAGTTCCACAACAACAGCAGGCTCAGCCACCATATGGGACCGTCCAGAATCAACCTCAGACATACTTGCAACCTCAGCCTCAAACTCAACCTCCGCCACAGCCCCAAACTCAACCTCTGCTACAGCCCCAAATTTCTCAAGCTCAAGCTCAACCCCAAATTCAGCCTCCAAATGGCCAGGCTCCTGTTGTGGCTCAAACTCAAAATCAGGTACAAGCCAACCAACAGCAGCAACTCCACCCGACAGTGCAGACTTACCCAGCAGCTCATGGGCAGACACAGCCATATTTCCAAGCTCCATCTCAGTCACAGCCTCATTCTCAACAGGTGCAAGTGCTTCCGTATCAGCAGCCCCAAATTCAGCAACATACCCAGGCCCATCTTCAACCGCAGCACCATCCCCTTTCTCAACCCCAGTCTCAGTCACAACCTCAGCAACAGGTACAGGTTCAACACCATCCCCAACTTCACCCTTCTCAGCCCATGAATGCTGCTGTCCAACCTCAGGCACAGCATCCACCATCTCATCCCGTGTCTGGCAATAACTCATATCCTCAACCTCACCTTCACCAACCAGCGCAACACAATATGTACGTGCAATCTCAAGGTGTGCCTCACTCTCAGTTACAGACTCCTGTTCAAATGCCGAATCAGTTTCCTCCACAACCCCCACTCATGCGTCCGCCTTCATCTCATACAACAATTCCAAACCAGCAGCAGCCAGCTTTGTTGCCTTCACCCGGTCAAGTCCAAAATATCAATCCTGCACAACAGCAGCCAGTTCCCTCTTATGCTCAGCAACCTGGAAATTCAGTCTACCAGCGCCCTATTATGCAAGCAGTTCAACAACCGATGCCTCAGCAGTATTTCCACCATCAGCCATATGTACAGCAGCAACCATCTACACAGTTACGTCCCCAGAGCCAATCTCATCTGTTCCCTCAACATATTCATGCCTCTACACAGTCTCAGCAGAACATTGCATTGTCTCAGGGCATTCAACATACTCAGTCTAATCTTGTCGGAAGACCTATGATGCCAAGTCATGGAGTACAACCTCAGCCTTATGGACAAACTGCTGTTCAGGTGAGGCCAATGCATTCTTCTGTAAACCATCCATCTACAAATCAGAATAATATGGTCAGAACAAACAACCCAGTGCAATCTGGAGCAAACTCAAGACCAACTATGTCTGAGAGGCAAGCGGAGAAAGAATCTGAGTCATCAGGTCAGAATGTTGCACATGATGCTGAATTTAAATCCGTGAAATCTGAGATGGGTATGAAGTCCGTTGATGATGAGCATAAACCTAGTGGTGGAGTTAAACCTAATCAGGGGGATACATCTTTCAAGGAGATTCCAGAGTCTAGGGGCTTGTCGGAGGCAGATCCAAATTTACATGCACTTGATAATGGAGGTTCTGTAAATATCCCAATGTTGAAGGAAGAGGGTATGGATAGTGCTATGGAGCACTCAAGTAATGGTAAATTGGGTGAAGTAGCTGAGGGCGCAAAAGAAATCCCATCGGAAGAAGCTCAACTTCATGAAGAACAGGGTCGAAGGTTGCAGAAGAATGCTAGTGGCATTCTGCAGCCTTCCAATGTACAAATACAAGCTGGCGGGGGTTCTCAAGCTGTATCTACTCCAGCTCCAACTGTTCAAGTACAAGCTGGTGGCTCTACACAACCTTCACATCCTGTATCAATACATCATGGACCTACTATACTCCCCCAAGGGCCTGGTGCACCTCCGCATCATACACAGGGGCCTGGGCAGCCCTTGGCTCATTTAAGACCTCAGGGACCTGCACATGTACCTGGACAGCCTTTTCATCCATCTGAGCATTTGCAGCCACCTGGTCCCAACCCGGGTTTTGGACCATCCTCTGGAAGGGGAGGTCAGTATGGTCCTCAAGGTGTACTACCTCCTTCCCATACAGGGGCTCCCAAGATGCAAGGTGAACCTGTTGGAGGCCCTCCATTTAGTGGAATGATGGCACCATATGGCCCTGAAGGTCATAGGAGTTACCAGCGGCCTGCCTTTCAGATTGATCAAGGAGCAATTGGACAGCCATCTGGTATCCCCCCAAATATGTTGAGAATGAATGGAACTCCAGGCCTCGACTCCTCATCAGTTCATGGGTTGAGGGATGAAAAGTTCAAGGCTTTTCCAGACGAACGAATGAATCCCTTCCCAGCAGATCCAACTTATCGTGGTTTTGACCGGGTAGCGTTTGAAGATGATCTCAAGCAATTCCCTAGGCCTTCGTATCTGGATTCTGATCCTGTTTCTAAATTTGGGAATTATTCATCAAGGCCCTTTGATAAGGGACCTCATGGGCTCAAGTATGATATGGGTCTGAATACAGATCCTGCTGCTGGAGATATTGGGAGAATGGAGCCTTCTCGCGGTCGTCCAGATTTTGTTGGACGACGCCATATGGATGTTTTGGCTCCCCGAAGCCCAGTTAGAGATTACCCTGCGATCCCATCTCATGGGTTTAGAGGCTTTGGCCCTGATGATTTTGATAGAAGAGACTTTCATCGATTTGGTGATCCACATGGAAATTCATTCCATGAGGGTAGGCTTTCTAATTTTCCTGGTCAATTTCGACGGGGTGAGTTTGAGGGGCCTGGTAATATGCGAATTGTTGATGGGCACCCTGGTCATCTTCGGAGGGGAGATCATTTGGGTCATCAGAATGTGCATAATCATTTGCATTTGAGAGAAACTATGGGTTTTGGTGATCGTCATCCACGGATTGGAGACATGACTGGACCTGGGAACTTTGAATCATTTAGAGGCAAGAGGACAAGCCATCCACGTCTTGGTGAGCCTGGATTTAGGAGCAGCTTTTCACTTCAGAGATTTCCAACTGATGGAGCTTACACAGTTAAGTATTACTTCAAGTATCTGTGTGTGTTAAGTGATGTTCTTCTGTTCTCATATTACTACAGCTTCCATTCTGatattttattgtatttgaTTTTTAGTTCAATTTTTTATGCTCTTGATATCTTCAGGGAGATCTAGAGTCTTTTGATCACTCAAGGAAAAGGAAACCAGCTAGTATGGGATGGTGCCGGATATGTAAAGTTGATTGTGAAACAGTTGAAGGTTTAGACTTGCATTCACAAACAAGGGAACACCAGAAGATGGCTATGGATATGGTGCGAACCATCAAGCAAAATGCCAAAAAGCAGAAACTGTAAGTTCTCTGAGCACATAGTTACTAATTGGCTATTGACCAAAATCATTATCATTATTTTCAAACTTTGTCTTAaaaaagaggtcgcacttggtgcgatgacaAGTGCCTTTGCCTATGagtggtaggtctcgggttcgagacttgggagcagcctctccataaatgggggtaaggctagccgacattcacctctcccagaccttgcgtaaagtgggagccttgtgcactgggtacgaccttttttttgtcTTAATAAAGTCTGATGCTtcgtttattattttttcttcattttgtaGAACCTCTGGTGATCAGTCCTTGGTAGAGGATGAAAATAAGTCAAAAAATCCAGCTTTAAAGCCCGGGGAGAAAAGCAGCATTGATGGATGATGTGTGCTGTAATGTGGATCTCTTTGGTTTCATTTCACTTGGGGTCCAATTGTTTCTTTGGTATTATTGCGTTAGCAATATAGGTGATGCACCCTTCCATGCCTCTTTTTTCTAGATTCAGGGTGGTTTATGCTAGTTTTGTCATTTCAGGTTGCCGCCATGTTAATGGAGATGGTATATGGAACTGGAGTTCAATGGCAGTTAAGTTTGTTGTTTTTGACTCTCAAGTTTTCTACTTTCACTAGGATTGTTTTTCGTTGACATTGTCATTATCGGTTCAAAAGTGGTATATTGCTATCACTTCCTTTTGCATTTGGTACTATTGAGATGGCATTGGTTTATAGCATTTTCGAATGTATGCTTGACTCTTTTAATCTTATTTATTAAGTTTATTCAACTGCTCCCAGAAAATTATGGTGACCAGCAATGTATTAAGTTTAAGTTTTACTGCTCTCAGATATGTATTTATGGTTATAAAATATATCATTGCTAAACATGGACATTTACTTTGAATGTTGAAGCTATAAGCATTTTCCTTTATGCTGTATGTAACTCTGTGAATTTTGCATTATCGTCAATTTTGTCACTACTGTCGACAAGAATATCTGTTTTTAAATGTAATGACACTGCTGCTGTCTGActtgcttcatcatttctatTTTAGGCAGAGATAATTTTATGCAATCAACCTGATCCTTGGCCTTCAGTCGGTAGAGATTGGACTGACCACATTAAGCAGACTAGTTATAACTAACAATTCAGCATAATTTTACCCAATTAGTTGGAAGTGTTAAAGTAGTGTTTTCTAAAAGATGAATATTTCTGCAAAACGAATGAACTTTGTGAGAAATAATGTCAATCACTAGTACCACAGTAGGCTTCAAAACTAAATATTTGAGGTGTACAGGCTTTTATAGAAGGCAGTCACTGGAGTACATATTAATATAGATTACACAGAATTTTGCACGCTGACTCTTAAGAAAACGTGAGAGACTTTAAGGAATTAGGTATCTTAGAGACCATGAAATCATAAATCCTAGACTTTTCCTTTTTAGTAGCTTTTAGTAGCTAGCAGAGACGGCTTCATGATTTTGCTTGTTGGACTGCAGCATCTATTATATTGTTATCTGTTTTGATGGCTTGCAAATTGACATATACTTGAAGGGTATTTTGTTTTGCTGATAAATTATACAAATGAAACCAATATTAGGTGTACTGGCTATATGGGTTGGAATGGTGTGAAACTAATTGAACAACTTGGTCTCCACAATTCAGCTGTATATTCTGCAGCTCAGTCGTCATCTGATTGGTTTTGTGCTAATTGGTGTAGGACAGAAGCGGAAGCTACTGTCTGTTTGTTGTAGCAAAGCAAAACAAACTATAGAGTAGAGAAGGATATCCTGCACGAAACAACATCAAAACGAGAGAGAACAATGAAATTCGTAAAAGAGACTAGTATCTAATTTTCTGGAATAACAGACCTGCATAAAAAGTCTCGTAATGGTATGTATACTAGGGTTACATCCTTAGCATCCTAGCCTTGATTACTTCAATAACTATTCAATTAGGCCTCCATAAGTTacttacaaacacacaaaactaTCATCCgactataaatatataaaaaataaaacgacTAGGAGTAGAAGCAATACTATCATCTACAAAGCAACATAAGACATAAAGATTAAACGAGTCAAATAAAAGGTAATCTGAATACCTAAACCAAGGTTGCTAGCCTTTTAATCTTGGAAAGCCTTGTAGATCTTCTCTTATTAGTTTTACATACGGGGAAAGGCTTGAACCATTTCATAAGTTCGGTTTTTATCTTTATTGCTATTTGTTTTACTACAGACTTGACGATTTTATGCTAACACTGTCATGTTATTTTTAGCTTCTAAGGTCGATTTGttgttgatttttctttttggtggaATTTCTCTTTTTCTATTCTAGATCTTTTCAATTCAACCCGTCATTTTTTGGCAAGAAGACTCCATATGGACCGAAAGTTTAGCAGAAAAAGGTTTACTCTGTCATCTATTTTTGATGTGGTAAGGTTGTGTTCAATGTACAGATTTTATTTAGTTGTGGCAAAATTAGCTTCTTAGTGTTGATTATATGACCTGCTTACATGTCGGGTTTCATCTGCTTCTACATTTTTACGAAGAGTATATTTACATCTTTTGAAGTGCTAGGATAAATCTTAGGAAACCTTAGGAGACATGTAATTTTGATTACCTTCCATCCACTAGGTATATATAGATACTAACTTTAAGGGGCCATGGGGCTTACATTTTAAGATGTCTACTTGGAACGGGTTAGGGATCATGATTTATCTAGGACAGTTTGAtggctaggtttttttttatattatctcCGCCCATGGTGGTCGTGGTTGTGGCCATCGCCCTTGCCGCCCTCAACATGGCTGGGCAGCACCCCAAGAACACCACATCCTTAATGCTTTGTCATATACGTTCTCTAACAATAAATTCAATTCTGTTTGTATGCTGACTTTTGAATGAATTTTGCAATTACTCTCCTTCAACTATAGCAATCACTTCCTATCAATTTTCCATATGCATAGATTCGGGTTCATGTTGATGTTTTGAGGCAGCCTTGCCGGTTGAActctaaatatattttttttaatattttggtaGCAATATTTTTATCTATTTCAACAGCTgataagtctctctctctctctctctctcacgcaCACAAAACACATCCTTTCACCATCACCTACCACTGTAATTTTCTTTAGAAAAGTTCGGGTGGTTGAGGAAGGGAAAAAACCGGTTTTCTTGTTTTCCATCAGGGTTTAGGTGGTGACAAATGCTAAGGGgactctctcaaaagtggaTCTCTCTATAAACTCTCTGCCACCTCATGTTTTTAGCACAATGTTTAATAATATTGATATGGAAATTGACGTTAAACGCTGAAGTGTCAGAGAGTTCCATTTTGAGAGAGTTCCCTTGGCATTCCCCTTTCTTGGTTTAGGAAGGGAAGAAGTGGCGTTCTTTCGATTGTGAAAGCAGTACACCAAATCTTAGTTTTGTTGAACAGTATTACCATAATTTCTATGGATAACTCTGGTGGACATGATTCGTGCCATGAAAGTTCTTTATAAGATTGCATCTAGTGATATCTGGCGTCTGCTAAAGCATCCCTTGAGCAACTTAAATAATAATACACAACCTGAGAAGTTTTCGTCGCTTAGAAAATTTATCCTTGTTTTTAAACACTGTCCTTGCTATAGATGTTTTAGCCTTTTACATGTCTCGGAAATACGCATCTTTGTTCAATTACGAAGGAACAAGAATAACGCAGGGTTCCAGTCCGAAGAAAAAAGAATACAACGTAGTAAGGCGAACGCTAGGATGGTTTTTTTCGGAGAAAATTGCTAACGAAGTAAAGTGTTTGATAAAGATTGCAGTGTGGTGCAGGGACTGATAGCATGATTGCACAGTGAGACAATGTAGGATGGTTGCTTTGCTTATTGTTTCTCCTAGTGCTACCTTATTCTCAAAGCGTGTCTGTGGGTCTCGCGAAGCTGTACATCGGAAGGTTATTCGGCGATGGAGGCTCCTTACCTTGCCAACTTTAATGCCTTTCAAGGCCTTTGTTTAactgtgttttgttttgcaatTTTGGGTAATATGGCTGTAAACGAATGATTGTGTAGGCTATATTTACGAGAGACGTTTAGTGATACCACTTCTATGTTTTCTTGTTAAAGAAaaacagaattgacaaaagaaaatatGTTATGTTCCGATTTACTTTTATGCATAACGAGGGAGAAAATATTCAAAGTGCGTATTATTATGGGTGGGCACAGTTTGGGCCAATCTGTCCGCTTTGCGAATGTTGTTGTGGCATTATGGTTAAATAATACAATGTTATAATTTATATGTAAGTTTTTCTTTACGTGATATTGTATTATTAGACCAGAATACCATGTAACGCTGAATTTCTATAAATTTCTCTCGCTATCCAGATATATTTAGGGTGTGAAAGTAAAGCTTCTTCATAGTAATCAAACTCAAAACATTTTGCATACGTTAAAGACTATAAAACATAAGACATAtcatttacaaattaaaaagaatatCGTTAGATAGTAATGTTAAATTGATAAGTTGATATTTCTTAGTTGCTTAAAATATCTTTACCAAACCAAGAAAGGTTTTTATCAGTGGTTTAAAAATTGGGGTCAGGATTCGACCGCAAGCAATGCCAGAATCCCCACGCTGTAACAGATCACGAATAACCTTTTATACCACGGACCTCGAGGCTGTACAGTCTCACGTCACGTGATATCGAACCCGCACCAACCAGATCGGCAAGGGGCAATTCCGTCATTTCGCAATTTCAGGATCCTGGAATCGTAAATAAACCAGTGGGCCACACCGTATCCAGCTGTATCCCTAATTCTAAAATTCAAAATCTTCGTTTTAGGctctaaaaatttaaaaccgTTTCGGCACCCATCAAATTAGGTGGCGCAAATCCAGCCGTTGATTCTCCCCATTCCAGTTAATTTAAACAGCCAAtgaaaaattcgaaaattaaataattaaataaattagcaAAGAGCCGTTGTAGGGTTACAGCTCACTCCCTCTATATATCCGCCCTCTTACTCCCTCGCTGCCCCTCATCCTCGCCGTtccctcctctttctctctctaaaacttcatctctctctctctctctccctccccctaGATCTGCCGATCTACTCTGCGCCGAAACCCTAGAGCCGAAAATGCGTGAGATCCTTCACATCCAGGGAGGCCAATGCGGCAACCAGATCGGGGCCAAGTTCTGGGAGGTGGTGTGCGCCGAGCACGGCATCGACTCCACCGGACGCTACCACGGTGACTCCGAGCTCCAGCTTGAGAGGGTTAATGTCTACTACAATGAGGCTAGCGGTGGCCGCTACGTTCCTCGCGCCGTGCTCATGGATCTGGAGCCTGGCACCATGGACAGCATCAGATCTGGGCCGTACGGCCAGATCTTCCGCCCTGACAACTTCGTTTTCGGTCAATCGGGTGCTGGGAACAACTGGGCCAAGGGTCATTACACTGAGGGTGCAGAGTTGATCGATTCCGTTCTCGATGTGGTTCGCAAGGAGGCGGAGAATTGCGACTGCTTGCAAGGTATGTGTGAACTCAGACGAAATCCTAATTGTAATTTGTGAGATTTTGAGATTGGGTATTTCATTTCTGTGTCGATTAAACCCTAGTTTACCGAAATGAAGAAACCCTAACTGTATTTTGTGAGATTCTGAGATTTGGGGGTTTACATTTCTGGATCGGTTAAACCCTAATATTGGCTTGTGATTTGGTGGTGCAGGGTTTCAGGTGTGCCATTCGTTGGGAGGTGGTACTGGATCTGGGATGGGAACGCTTCTGATCTCGAAGATCAGGGAGGAGTACCCAGATCGGATGATGATGACTTTCTCTGTGTTCCCATCTCCCAAGGTCTCAGATACTGTTGTGGAGCCTTACAATGCTACTCTTTCGGTTCATCAGCTTGTGGAGAATGCTGATGAGTGCATGGTTCTTGACAATGAGGCCCTCTACGATATTTGCTTCCGCACACTTAAGCTCACCACCCCCAGCTGTAAGTTTGCTTAGATCTATGTTCTCTGTTGTTTGGTTGAATCAATTTTGTGCAAGTGTTTGTATGTTTATGATTTACTCTTTATCTAAATATCAAGTTGTTTGACCATGTTAATTACTCACTGTTGGATGAATAATTGTTGCATGATTTGAATGTCCATCCTGTTTTGCTTTTGAGTTTATCGGTCATGTGAAGTGTTCGGTGTTTTCTTATTGATTGTTGAGTAATGGGTTGCCATTCATTTCTTTAGAAAAGCAAGTTTTGGCAATGAATGAAAGTTTGAATGTCTTAAGTTTAGCTGGGTTTTTAAGTCATGAGGTCTCTGTTCTGATGTTACGTTTTGTGGTGAGTTATGGTAATTACTGTGAAAGTAAATGAGatgtcattttttttcttggaaagcatgaattgatttcttggAAAATGAGGTTTGGTGAGCAATGGATGATTGATTTTTCTGtacttgtttattttttattgttgggGTTTGAAAGCGTGATTTGTAGATTGTGTGTGGTTGCGATGAAACAGATACTAAGTTGAACTACATGCTCCTTGATTGATTTCTGCTTCCTCATAGGACTGATTCTCCTTGATTGATTTCTGCTTCCTCATAGGACTATGATTGCTGATGATGTTTCCTCATAGGACTATGATTGCTGATGATGTTTCCTCATAGGACTATGATTGTTGATGATGTCTCTGTTTCTTCTTTTATGTTTACAGTTGGTGATTTGAATCATTTGATCTCTGCAACAATGTCTGGAGTTACTTGCTGCCTGAGGTTCCCTGGTCAGCTCAACTCTGATCTGCGCAAGCTTGCTGTTAACCTGATCCCCTTCCCCCGTCTCCACTTTTTCATGGTGGGCTTTGCTCCTCTTACTTCACGTGGCTCTCAGCAGTACCGGGCCCTTACTGTTCCAGAGCTCACCCAGCAAATGTGGGACTCCAAGAACATGATGTGTGCTGCTGATCCCCGACATGGACGTTACCTAACAGCATCAGCCATGTTCCGTGGTAAGATGAGCACCAAGGAAGTTGATGACCAGATGATGAATGTGCAGAACAAGAACTCTTCCTACTTTGTTGAGTGGATCCCCAACAATGTCAAGTCAACCGTCTGTGACATCCCACCAACCGGGCTTAAGATGGCATCAACCTTCATTGGGAACTCGACATCCATCCAGGAGATGTTCAGGAGAGTGAGCGAGCAGTTCACTGCCATGTTCAGGAGGAAGGCTTTCTTGCATTGGTACACTGGTGAAGGCATGGACGAGATGGAGTTCACTGAAGCCGAGAGCAACATGAACGATCTGGTTTCCGAGTACCAGCAGTACCAAGATGCAACAGCCGATGAGGATGAGTATGAGGATGAGCAGCAAGAGTACGAGGAGGAAATGTAATTCTATCGTCAAAGCAGTATCGCTTCTTTTAATATCGACTTTCCAGTTTAGTGCGTTTGTGTagcatgtgaatgaatgaattTCCGGTTGAGAGAGGGGATCGGGGGACAAGTTTTAATATCAACTTCCAGTTGCTGCTATGTGCTGTAACTTTGCTTATTTTCGACATTATGTATTTGCGGTAGTGATATATTCGCTTGCTTCCAGTTTCTACTTTCTGTTCTCGCTAGCATTATCAAACTTCCGGTTATTGTATTGAACTTCCGGTTATCCCTACTTTCGGTTCCCTTTCTGTATGTTGAGATCGTCGAATGAGTTGCCGATGTTAGAAGAGGTTCAAAGTTTGAAGCCGTATGAGGATTCTaagattttggggatttttcgATCATATCCGTTTTTTGTTAGATATTGtttctatttaattttaaataaaaaatttataataattttttactacACGATAATACGATGAACAAATATGATTGAAGAATATTCAAAATCGAATCCAACGAGAATCCTCCTGGATTGATGTCCAAAA
This window of the Malus domestica chromosome 03, GDT2T_hap1 genome carries:
- the LOC114823900 gene encoding uncharacterized protein, which translates into the protein MGFDNECILNIQSLAGEYFCPVCRLLVYPTEALQSQCTHLYCKPCLTYVVSTTQACPYDGYLVTEADAKPLTESNKALSDTIGKILVHCLFHRSGCTWQGPLSECTPHCSGCAFGNSPVVCNRCGVQIVHRHVQEHAQTCPGVQPQAQQAEVALHTSASGTSAATADQSQAAIQTGTTTSQAPVSQTTSATAPGSDPNQKVNSSSQAQAAVPTADQWYQQQQQYQQYYQQYPGYDPYQQQYQNYYPYQQPAVPQQQQAQPPYGTVQNQPQTYLQPQPQTQPPPQPQTQPLLQPQISQAQAQPQIQPPNGQAPVVAQTQNQVQANQQQQLHPTVQTYPAAHGQTQPYFQAPSQSQPHSQQVQVLPYQQPQIQQHTQAHLQPQHHPLSQPQSQSQPQQQVQVQHHPQLHPSQPMNAAVQPQAQHPPSHPVSGNNSYPQPHLHQPAQHNMYVQSQGVPHSQLQTPVQMPNQFPPQPPLMRPPSSHTTIPNQQQPALLPSPGQVQNINPAQQQPVPSYAQQPGNSVYQRPIMQAVQQPMPQQYFHHQPYVQQQPSTQLRPQSQSHLFPQHIHASTQSQQNIALSQGIQHTQSNLVGRPMMPSHGVQPQPYGQTAVQVRPMHSSVNHPSTNQNNMVRTNNPVQSGANSRPTMSERQAEKESESSGQNVAHDAEFKSVKSEMGMKSVDDEHKPSGGVKPNQGDTSFKEIPESRGLSEADPNLHALDNGGSVNIPMLKEEGMDSAMEHSSNGKLGEVAEGAKEIPSEEAQLHEEQGRRLQKNASGILQPSNVQIQAGGGSQAVSTPAPTVQVQAGGSTQPSHPVSIHHGPTILPQGPGAPPHHTQGPGQPLAHLRPQGPAHVPGQPFHPSEHLQPPGPNPGFGPSSGRGGQYGPQGVLPPSHTGAPKMQGEPVGGPPFSGMMAPYGPEGHRSYQRPAFQIDQGAIGQPSGIPPNMLRMNGTPGLDSSSVHGLRDEKFKAFPDERMNPFPADPTYRGFDRVAFEDDLKQFPRPSYLDSDPVSKFGNYSSRPFDKGPHGLKYDMGLNTDPAAGDIGRMEPSRGRPDFVGRRHMDVLAPRSPVRDYPAIPSHGFRGFGPDDFDRRDFHRFGDPHGNSFHEGRLSNFPGQFRRGEFEGPGNMRIVDGHPGHLRRGDHLGHQNVHNHLHLRETMGFGDRHPRIGDMTGPGNFESFRGKRTSHPRLGEPGFRSSFSLQRFPTDGAYTGDLESFDHSRKRKPASMGWCRICKVDCETVEGLDLHSQTREHQKMAMDMVRTIKQNAKKQKLTSGDQSLVEDENKSKNPALKPGEKSSIDG
- the LOC103418801 gene encoding tubulin beta-1 chain, which encodes MREILHIQGGQCGNQIGAKFWEVVCAEHGIDSTGRYHGDSELQLERVNVYYNEASGGRYVPRAVLMDLEPGTMDSIRSGPYGQIFRPDNFVFGQSGAGNNWAKGHYTEGAELIDSVLDVVRKEAENCDCLQGFQVCHSLGGGTGSGMGTLLISKIREEYPDRMMMTFSVFPSPKVSDTVVEPYNATLSVHQLVENADECMVLDNEALYDICFRTLKLTTPSFGDLNHLISATMSGVTCCLRFPGQLNSDLRKLAVNLIPFPRLHFFMVGFAPLTSRGSQQYRALTVPELTQQMWDSKNMMCAADPRHGRYLTASAMFRGKMSTKEVDDQMMNVQNKNSSYFVEWIPNNVKSTVCDIPPTGLKMASTFIGNSTSIQEMFRRVSEQFTAMFRRKAFLHWYTGEGMDEMEFTEAESNMNDLVSEYQQYQDATADEDEYEDEQQEYEEEM